In Deltaproteobacteria bacterium, one genomic interval encodes:
- a CDS encoding formylglycine-generating enzyme family protein — translation MSGCAYVRYSTTTWRSPAPTVRSRKRLLWVLFVSGIMVGLLLPQVVSFVQRTRLEWEVARLEAERKLEETRQRQEEERRQWSSEMVVVPKGIGRFFGKCTKDGAECDNGEESGRPVYVAAFKIDKTEVTVSAYQRCVDAGRCKRPGAGGDCNWNKTERGNPPINCVYSDKAETYCRWAGKRLPADLEWQKAARGADGRMFPWSNEWDARNLNWYWNHGGYKGTSPVGFFPAGASPYGVLDMAGNVREWVVDEKSRRHFVRGGSWEDTGEQDHLFFRLDTGIRTFPGSVTATLGFQCASSTLETEG, via the coding sequence ATGTCAGGATGCGCATATGTTAGGTACTCGACAACAACTTGGCGTTCCCCAGCACCGACAGTTCGATCGCGAAAACGGTTGCTATGGGTACTATTCGTGTCAGGAATCATGGTCGGTCTGTTGTTGCCTCAAGTCGTTTCCTTCGTACAGAGAACGAGGTTAGAGTGGGAAGTCGCTCGACTGGAAGCAGAACGGAAACTCGAAGAAACGCGACAGCGCCAGGAGGAAGAGAGACGTCAGTGGTCGAGCGAGATGGTGGTAGTTCCGAAGGGGATAGGAAGGTTTTTCGGGAAGTGTACTAAAGACGGTGCTGAATGTGACAATGGTGAGGAGTCTGGGCGACCGGTCTATGTTGCTGCTTTTAAAATAGACAAGACCGAGGTGACGGTTTCAGCGTATCAACGTTGTGTAGATGCAGGCCGATGTAAACGGCCAGGTGCAGGAGGAGATTGTAACTGGAACAAGACCGAGCGCGGAAATCCCCCAATCAACTGTGTATACTCTGATAAGGCGGAAACCTATTGCAGGTGGGCAGGCAAACGATTGCCAGCAGATTTAGAGTGGCAGAAAGCAGCACGAGGGGCGGATGGACGCATGTTTCCGTGGAGTAATGAGTGGGATGCTCGAAATTTGAACTGGTACTGGAACCATGGAGGATACAAGGGAACCTCACCAGTTGGGTTCTTTCCTGCTGGTGCCTCGCCGTACGGAGTCTTGGATATGGCAGGGAATGTGCGGGAATGGGTAGTAGACGAGAAGAGCAGAAGACATTTTGTGCGCGGTGGATCGTGGGAAGATACTGGCGAGCAGGATCATTTATTTTTTCGCCTGGACACCGGCATTCGTACGTTCCCAGGCAGTGTGACGGCCACACTAGGTTTCCAGTGTGCTAGTAGTACTTTAGAAACTGAAGGGTAA
- a CDS encoding clan AA aspartic protease, translating into MITGHIVDGREARIPLSLLGSQGQVEATEAVIDTGFTDFLTLPLPQIARLGFSYEGMMQVILGNGQSADLDMFTGTVVWDGQIREGLVLAVDGTPLVGMALLTGSRVCLDVTNNGLVTIDRLP; encoded by the coding sequence ATGATTACAGGACATATCGTCGACGGACGAGAAGCCCGTATCCCTCTTTCCTTATTGGGAAGCCAGGGCCAGGTGGAAGCAACAGAGGCAGTCATCGATACAGGCTTTACAGATTTTCTTACCTTGCCCCTACCGCAGATTGCACGGTTAGGGTTTTCCTATGAGGGGATGATGCAAGTGATTTTAGGGAATGGACAATCCGCAGACCTCGATATGTTTACTGGCACAGTGGTCTGGGACGGGCAAATTCGGGAAGGCCTCGTGCTTGCCGTGGACGGTACACCTTTAGTCGGCATGGCTTTACTCACCGGCTCGCGGGTTTGCCTCGATGTCACCAACAATGGCTTGGTGACGATCGACCGCCTACCTTGA
- a CDS encoding long-chain fatty acid--CoA ligase, whose amino-acid sequence MASSAMTQPNTQPEARNTPMSLSAVDTQVLDFIHSPQDKDFNALALAVFAQQFELNLPYQRFCQARGQTPNTVTRWQDIPAVPTVAFKELDLACGSPEKIFLTSGTTRGQEKRGRHLVPDLALYHASALGHFTSCVLPDNRRLRTLALIPSPEARPQSSLTQMAEWIMTNLSAAGSTAFIDPQGVHIEAFADAVAQAQREGTPVCILAITSALVAFFDWCETREQQFALPGGSRIMDTGGNKGLRRPISRNGVLQSCWKYLKVAGYYCVNEYGMTEMASQFYDNVLYNRFRQSNEPRYKIGPAWVRTLVVDPETLEEVPPGQVGILRHFDLANSGSVMAIQTDDLGYTVGDGFEITGRAPGSEARGCALMLEEILQAEGA is encoded by the coding sequence ATGGCATCTTCAGCAATGACTCAACCAAACACACAACCCGAAGCACGCAACACCCCTATGTCACTCTCAGCCGTAGACACTCAAGTCCTCGATTTTATCCACAGCCCACAGGACAAAGACTTTAACGCTCTTGCCCTTGCAGTTTTTGCGCAACAATTCGAGCTCAACCTTCCGTATCAGCGGTTTTGTCAGGCTCGTGGACAGACTCCGAATACCGTTACACGATGGCAGGATATTCCTGCCGTGCCCACGGTCGCATTTAAAGAACTCGATTTAGCCTGTGGTTCACCAGAGAAGATTTTTCTCACCAGTGGCACCACTCGCGGCCAGGAAAAGCGTGGACGCCATCTTGTCCCTGATCTTGCACTCTACCACGCATCCGCACTAGGCCACTTCACGAGTTGCGTATTGCCTGACAATCGACGACTCCGCACCTTAGCGCTCATTCCTTCGCCAGAAGCACGGCCACAATCATCTCTGACCCAAATGGCAGAATGGATTATGACCAACCTCAGCGCGGCAGGAAGCACCGCCTTTATTGATCCACAGGGAGTGCATATCGAAGCGTTCGCAGACGCTGTGGCTCAAGCGCAGCGTGAAGGAACGCCGGTGTGCATTCTTGCTATTACTTCGGCACTGGTTGCGTTCTTTGATTGGTGCGAAACGCGAGAGCAGCAGTTCGCCCTTCCCGGTGGGAGCCGTATTATGGACACCGGAGGCAACAAAGGTCTCAGGCGACCAATTTCTCGTAACGGGGTCCTCCAGTCTTGCTGGAAATATTTGAAAGTCGCGGGGTACTATTGTGTCAACGAGTACGGCATGACCGAAATGGCCTCGCAATTTTACGACAACGTATTGTACAACCGCTTTCGGCAGAGTAACGAGCCACGCTACAAGATCGGTCCAGCTTGGGTGCGCACACTCGTAGTTGATCCTGAAACACTCGAAGAGGTGCCGCCGGGACAGGTCGGTATTCTGCGTCATTTCGATCTTGCCAATAGTGGCTCAGTCATGGCAATCCAAACTGACGATCTCGGGTATACCGTTGGTGACGGGTTCGAAATCACAGGACGGGCGCCAGGATCTGAAGCGCGGGGATGTGCGTTGATGTTGGAGGAGATTTTGCAAGCAGAGGGAGCGTAA
- a CDS encoding alpha/beta fold hydrolase, whose product MPHLNSNGIKIYYEEHGSGAPLLLIMGFTVSAVGWHWNIPTFAQHFRTIAFDNRGVGRSDKPDVPYSMTMFADDTAGVLYALRVEQAHVFGISMGGMIAQEFTLRYPQRVKTLTLGCTNCGGPNTVLSKDPDVLNMLGNIASVEVQQAALVMTKVAITPWFLQNRLNTLLELNQLSAQHPTPKHGMVQQMQAILSHDTYERLPQIRVPTLVITGKEDGLVPPENSVTLAQRIPNADLMILSNASHLFNIELPAATADVVTGFIQRQREWTTAP is encoded by the coding sequence ATGCCTCACCTCAACTCCAACGGCATCAAGATCTACTATGAAGAACACGGCAGTGGTGCCCCGTTACTGTTAATCATGGGGTTCACTGTGAGTGCAGTCGGATGGCATTGGAACATTCCGACCTTTGCGCAGCATTTTCGTACCATTGCGTTTGATAACCGTGGAGTAGGGCGAAGCGATAAACCTGATGTGCCATACTCGATGACCATGTTTGCTGATGATACGGCCGGTGTTCTTTATGCGCTTAGGGTTGAGCAGGCCCACGTCTTTGGTATTTCCATGGGAGGCATGATCGCCCAAGAGTTCACGTTACGGTACCCGCAGCGAGTAAAGACTTTGACGCTCGGCTGTACAAATTGTGGTGGACCAAACACTGTGCTGTCAAAAGATCCAGACGTGCTGAATATGCTGGGGAACATTGCCTCGGTTGAGGTCCAACAAGCTGCACTGGTCATGACAAAAGTTGCGATAACTCCATGGTTTTTGCAGAACCGATTGAACACGTTGCTGGAACTGAACCAACTATCCGCACAGCATCCGACACCAAAGCACGGCATGGTGCAACAAATGCAAGCAATCTTGAGCCATGATACCTATGAACGATTGCCGCAGATTCGGGTTCCCACGTTGGTGATTACCGGAAAAGAAGACGGTTTAGTCCCACCAGAGAACTCAGTGACGTTAGCGCAGCGAATTCCCAATGCTGATTTAATGATTTTGTCGAACGCAAGCCATTTGTTTAACATCGAGTTACCAGCGGCGACAGCAGACGTCGTCACTGGATTTATTCAGCGGCAGCGGGAATGGACAACCGCGCCATAG
- a CDS encoding tetratricopeptide repeat protein, which produces MADLQAMYDKAYDLLCDGNAEEAIAAYQAILAIDPNHLEAAHDLAHAYADAEQLDDAIAAARRLTELTPEDPMGFTLMSRFYQQKGMVPEAEAEAAKARMLDWKRQLLEKKATKSPTNQ; this is translated from the coding sequence ATGGCTGATCTGCAAGCGATGTACGATAAAGCCTATGACTTGTTGTGCGATGGGAATGCCGAAGAGGCAATAGCTGCGTATCAAGCAATTCTGGCAATTGATCCGAATCACCTCGAAGCTGCTCATGATTTGGCGCACGCGTATGCTGATGCTGAACAGCTTGACGATGCGATTGCGGCAGCGCGACGATTGACTGAGCTGACACCAGAAGACCCAATGGGATTTACTTTGATGTCTCGCTTCTATCAGCAGAAAGGTATGGTGCCAGAGGCGGAAGCGGAAGCTGCAAAAGCGCGGATGCTCGACTGGAAGCGTCAACTCCTGGAAAAGAAGGCAACAAAGTCCCCGACCAATCAGTGA